One window of the Bacillus alkalicellulosilyticus genome contains the following:
- a CDS encoding ATP-binding protein gives MPRKFVDKFYKGKFHELYLSDSKLTPCHFYKGLLEQLGSESKFYRGDAKRQLHREIELMKGIRGLQPVVVVDEAHLLDREMLEEVRFLQNFISLIIVGQSGLWDQLRLQSYAAIRQRIDIQFQLGRLDRAQVEEYVTRHFRYAEVEQPIFQMGRLTKLIGFQVVPQGSLINFVHIVFCMAHKMVAGSLTILCLSKSSRGNFHENSLERDELQ, from the coding sequence TTGCCGCGTAAGTTTGTGGACAAATTTTATAAAGGTAAATTCCACGAGCTTTATCTATCAGACTCTAAGTTAACTCCTTGCCATTTTTATAAGGGGTTACTGGAGCAACTAGGTTCCGAATCGAAGTTTTATCGAGGAGATGCAAAACGGCAGCTTCACCGAGAAATAGAATTAATGAAAGGGATACGAGGACTACAACCTGTTGTGGTAGTGGATGAAGCTCACCTTCTGGACCGGGAAATGCTTGAAGAGGTCCGTTTCCTTCAAAACTTTATCTCGCTTATCATTGTAGGTCAAAGTGGATTGTGGGACCAACTACGCTTACAGTCCTACGCAGCCATACGCCAAAGAATAGATATCCAATTCCAGCTTGGTCGTCTAGACCGAGCACAGGTTGAGGAATATGTTACTAGGCATTTTCGATATGCAGAGGTTGAACAACCAATTTTTCAGATGGGGCGATTGACGAAATTAATCGGTTTTCAGGTGGTGCCGCAAGGCTCATTAATAAACTTTGTACACATAGTCTTCTGTATGGCTCACAAAATGGTCGCAGGATCATTGACGATCCTATGTTTAAGCAAGTCATCGAGGGGGAACTTCCATGAAAACTCGTTGGAAAGAGATGAATTACAATGA
- a CDS encoding DUF5348 domain-containing protein: MNYNEELDCWVVFWGGNLGYRVRSGEWFDLHLGYGRTFSCRLKIGRDWYMLTGLK; the protein is encoded by the coding sequence ATGAATTACAATGAAGAATTGGACTGTTGGGTTGTGTTTTGGGGAGGAAATTTAGGTTATAGGGTAAGGTCCGGTGAATGGTTTGACCTTCATCTAGGATATGGTCGGACTTTTTCCTGTCGCTTGAAAATTGGAAGAGACTGGTATATGCTTACTGGCCTGAAGTAA
- a CDS encoding FbpB family small basic protein has product MKHPYRMTRPNFEKLVQENILEIMNNEKTLEDIDNRIDEKIISSEK; this is encoded by the coding sequence ATGAAACATCCTTATAGAATGACTAGACCGAACTTTGAGAAGTTAGTTCAGGAAAATATCTTAGAGATAATGAACAATGAAAAAACACTTGAAGATATAGACAACCGCATAGATGAGAAAATTATAAGTTCAGAAAAATAA
- the tnpA gene encoding IS200/IS605 family transposase has product MSKDSNSLAHTKWNCKYHIVFAPKYRRQAIYGKLKRDIGEILRKLCERKGVEIIEATACKDHIHMLVSILPKISVSEFVGYLKGKSSLMIFDRHANLKYRYGNRKFWCTGFYVDTVGRNKKVIEEYIRNQIQDDIVSEQLRLLEYVDPFTGEEVKKKRKKVQGRGEAFEVWPVEVVHMANRSVAL; this is encoded by the coding sequence ATGTCTAAAGACAGTAACAGTTTAGCACATACGAAATGGAATTGTAAGTATCACATCGTGTTCGCACCGAAGTATAGAAGACAAGCGATATACGGTAAATTAAAGAGAGATATAGGAGAAATATTGAGGAAATTGTGCGAAAGGAAAGGAGTAGAAATAATAGAGGCAACGGCATGTAAAGACCACATACATATGTTAGTAAGTATACTGCCAAAGATAAGTGTGTCGGAGTTTGTCGGGTATTTAAAGGGAAAGAGTAGCTTAATGATATTTGACCGGCATGCAAATTTAAAATATCGATATGGAAATCGAAAATTTTGGTGTACTGGGTTTTATGTGGACACAGTCGGAAGAAATAAGAAGGTAATAGAAGAATATATACGAAATCAAATACAAGATGATATAGTCTCAGAACAGTTGAGATTATTAGAATATGTGGACCCATTTACGGGAGAAGAAGTGAAAAAGAAGAGAAAAAAAGTACAAGGACGAGGAGAGGCCTTTGAGGTCTGGCCAGTAGAAGTAGTACACATGGCGAACCGTTCAGTAGCCCTTTAG
- a CDS encoding replication initiation protein: MKIEQLSLLSETKISPDYLVTQSNTLIEAPQDLTLQEKRIVLTLASLVQPEDENFRIHRIRVKDLADIIGINEKNFYKKVEEVIRNLQNKSVTIETEKSTLTMHWLSSSEYFKGKGWVELEFSEKLKPYLLELKDNYTPFKLRNVLRLRSEYSIRIYELLKQFEKLKERTFTISELKYYLAIPESKYQAYGHLKSKVLLKAQSELQEKTDLSFEFTEIKQVKKVVGIRFKIKRNNQVLEEVIENEELNKDVDAYSLLIRFGIRPDAARKLLDQYSTKRIKDNVFYTIGNKKKDDIDNISGYILSAIQGDYAESDTQQDGVGEEQIVITEAAVLKWGKSKYKKSTSTVPAFLIEDDFKNYLNELTYNVQEIEEIWTLYGEILIKTVKEIVRNNQQYRSRR; the protein is encoded by the coding sequence ATGAAAATAGAGCAATTATCATTACTTAGTGAGACCAAAATATCTCCAGATTATTTAGTTACACAATCAAATACACTAATAGAAGCACCTCAAGACCTAACATTGCAAGAAAAGCGAATCGTGTTAACTCTAGCTTCCTTGGTTCAGCCGGAAGATGAAAATTTTAGAATCCATCGTATTCGTGTTAAGGACCTTGCTGATATTATTGGGATAAATGAGAAAAACTTTTATAAAAAGGTAGAAGAAGTTATAAGAAACCTCCAAAATAAAAGCGTCACCATAGAAACTGAGAAGTCCACACTCACTATGCACTGGTTATCATCATCAGAGTATTTTAAAGGAAAAGGCTGGGTGGAACTTGAGTTTTCTGAAAAGCTTAAGCCTTACCTTCTTGAGCTGAAAGATAATTATACTCCGTTTAAACTAAGAAACGTTTTACGTCTTAGAAGTGAATATTCGATTCGTATCTATGAACTTCTTAAACAGTTTGAAAAGTTAAAAGAACGGACATTTACCATATCAGAATTGAAATATTATTTAGCGATACCCGAATCAAAATATCAAGCATACGGACACCTGAAATCAAAAGTGCTATTAAAAGCGCAGAGTGAACTACAAGAAAAAACAGATTTGTCATTTGAATTTACAGAAATAAAACAAGTAAAAAAAGTGGTCGGCATTCGCTTTAAGATTAAAAGAAATAACCAGGTGTTAGAGGAAGTTATTGAAAATGAGGAATTGAATAAAGATGTCGATGCTTATTCATTGCTTATACGTTTTGGCATTCGACCTGATGCTGCAAGAAAATTACTAGATCAATATTCAACGAAGCGTATTAAGGATAATGTCTTTTACACAATCGGCAATAAAAAGAAGGACGATATAGATAATATTAGTGGTTATATCCTAAGCGCCATTCAAGGGGATTATGCAGAAAGTGATACACAACAAGATGGTGTAGGTGAGGAACAGATTGTTATAACTGAAGCTGCGGTACTTAAATGGGGCAAGAGCAAGTATAAAAAGTCCACGTCTACGGTTCCCGCATTTCTCATAGAAGACGATTTTAAAAATTACCTTAATGAGCTTACCTATAATGTTCAAGAAATTGAGGAAATATGGACTCTTTATGGAGAAATTTTAATTAAAACAGTGAAGGAAATTGTAAGAAATAATCAACAATATAGGAGCAGAAGGTAA
- a CDS encoding CBO0543 family protein, producing the protein MELPTDFGYLVDIIFTTPGFVVWNFSVLPVTVMFFLQIKPNVTPFLKGIIFAALLSFVGEPITVWLGLYDPLEWKYI; encoded by the coding sequence TTGGAGTTGCCTACGGACTTTGGATATCTAGTAGATATAATATTTACTACACCAGGATTTGTTGTATGGAATTTCTCTGTATTACCAGTTACAGTTATGTTTTTCTTACAAATTAAGCCTAATGTTACTCCATTTTTAAAAGGAATTATATTTGCGGCCCTTTTATCATTTGTAGGTGAACCTATTACAGTCTGGCTTGGGTTGTATGATCCCTTGGAATGGAAATACATCTAG
- a CDS encoding DUF2187 family protein, with product MGDTIMFSQGEKEYKGKVVNVYTKSVCIELVNGYDHGELGIENNRMIVGHSRYTINARTLHPIKPVIYKAGFQNSIILVPIPVES from the coding sequence ATTGGTGACACAATAATGTTTTCTCAAGGTGAGAAGGAGTATAAAGGGAAAGTTGTTAATGTTTATACTAAATCCGTTTGTATAGAACTAGTCAATGGTTATGACCATGGGGAATTAGGTATTGAGAACAATAGAATGATTGTTGGTCATTCTCGCTACACCATAAACGCACGAACTTTACATCCAATTAAACCAGTTATATATAAAGCAGGTTTTCAAAATTCCATAATATTAGTTCCAATCCCAGTGGAAAGTTAA
- a CDS encoding N-acetylmuramoyl-L-alanine amidase produces the protein MTRIFLDPGHGGSDPGAVGHGLQEKNLTLDISRRIRDMLLNEYEDVEVSMSRNSDMFVSLSHRASRANNWGADYFVSVHVNAGEGTGFESFIHTSQASRTVQLQRIMHSTIINEIEVRDRGRKTANFVVLRETAMPAILTENLFIDNPNDAQLLSDSTFLNRIARGHVRGIAQAFNLTEVQQIIYKVQVGAFSNRSNAEQQAQLLQSDGYDTYIFRQDDLWKVQVGAFSERSNAETLADELRAKTIRFGLFLL, from the coding sequence TTGACAAGGATCTTTTTAGACCCTGGGCATGGTGGTTCAGATCCGGGAGCTGTTGGTCATGGCCTACAAGAGAAGAATTTAACATTAGATATCTCTAGGAGAATACGGGACATGCTCCTAAATGAATATGAAGATGTTGAAGTATCTATGAGCAGAAACAGCGATATGTTTGTTAGTTTAAGCCATCGCGCTTCCCGTGCAAACAATTGGGGAGCAGATTACTTTGTTTCTGTTCATGTTAATGCAGGAGAAGGGACTGGTTTTGAATCCTTTATTCATACTAGCCAAGCCTCGCGCACTGTTCAATTACAAAGAATTATGCACTCCACCATTATTAATGAAATAGAAGTTAGAGACCGCGGCAGAAAAACAGCAAATTTTGTTGTTTTAAGAGAGACTGCTATGCCTGCTATTTTAACAGAAAATCTATTTATCGATAATCCAAATGACGCTCAATTACTATCAGATTCTACCTTTTTGAATAGGATAGCACGAGGTCATGTACGTGGTATTGCCCAAGCTTTTAATTTAACAGAAGTTCAACAGATTATTTATAAAGTTCAGGTAGGGGCATTTTCTAACAGAAGTAATGCGGAGCAACAAGCTCAGTTATTACAAAGTGATGGATACGACACCTATATTTTCCGACAGGATGACCTATGGAAAGTTCAAGTCGGTGCATTTAGTGAACGTTCAAATGCAGAGACTTTGGCTGATGAGCTGCGAGCTAAAACTATCAGGTTTGGATTATTTCTGCTTTAG
- the trpA gene encoding tryptophan synthase subunit alpha translates to MDLKEHISIRKKQKKILIMAHQILGYPNFETNLEMIKLFQKYDIDLLELQLPFSEPIADGPVFLKANQEALKNGTKIKDCLDFAEKITENFNIPIVFMTYYNILFQYGVENFVKKCKDINVKGLIIPDALPSEHDELYQHCNKYNIDTILLTTPFSSYERLEYISKYCKGFMYCAARKGVTGYKTEFNEEISQFLNTCKQVTELPIGVGFGIQKKEDIDFLKNKADVAIIGSELLKILENNGLEGVEEFLNSLLT, encoded by the coding sequence ATGGATCTTAAAGAGCATATAAGTATTAGAAAAAAACAAAAAAAAATATTAATAATGGCCCATCAAATTTTGGGGTATCCAAATTTTGAAACTAACTTAGAAATGATTAAACTCTTTCAAAAATATGATATTGATTTACTAGAACTGCAACTCCCATTTTCAGAACCAATTGCTGATGGGCCAGTTTTCTTAAAAGCAAACCAAGAAGCATTAAAAAATGGTACAAAAATTAAAGATTGCTTGGATTTTGCAGAAAAAATTACAGAAAATTTTAATATTCCTATAGTTTTTATGACATATTATAATATTTTATTTCAGTATGGTGTTGAAAATTTTGTGAAAAAATGCAAGGATATCAATGTAAAAGGACTCATTATTCCCGATGCTTTACCTAGTGAACATGATGAATTATATCAACATTGTAATAAATACAATATTGATACAATTTTACTTACTACACCTTTTTCATCCTATGAAAGATTAGAATATATATCTAAGTATTGCAAAGGATTTATGTATTGTGCTGCACGTAAAGGCGTTACTGGTTATAAAACCGAATTTAATGAAGAAATATCCCAATTTTTAAACACTTGTAAACAAGTAACTGAACTACCTATCGGAGTCGGATTTGGTATTCAAAAAAAAGAAGATATTGATTTCCTAAAAAACAAAGCGGATGTGGCTATAATTGGAAGTGAGTTACTTAAAATTCTTGAAAACAATGGATTAGAAGGTGTTGAAGAATTCCTAAATTCTTTATTAACCTAA
- a CDS encoding DUF4257 domain-containing protein, whose translation MLQTLLIAGLVGGLTGVIYHLIRNGKSLVYPRKRDFPKGIYLGFYADFLIGVAAAIFAVTYLPVTHDLKTVIGVSILAGMSAENILLQRELKTEKAKTEGLERINERLNKN comes from the coding sequence ATGTTACAAACATTATTAATAGCAGGTTTAGTTGGAGGTTTAACAGGTGTTATTTATCACCTTATACGAAATGGAAAGTCGTTGGTATATCCAAGAAAAAGAGATTTTCCAAAAGGAATTTATTTAGGGTTCTATGCAGACTTCTTAATAGGCGTAGCAGCTGCCATTTTTGCAGTTACGTACTTACCCGTTACTCATGACCTAAAAACGGTAATTGGGGTTTCAATTTTGGCTGGTATGAGTGCCGAGAATATACTCTTGCAACGAGAACTAAAAACGGAGAAAGCTAAAACTGAAGGACTTGAACGGATTAACGAACGTCTTAATAAGAATTAG
- a CDS encoding phosphoadenosine phosphosulfate reductase family protein yields MKTKLELFVEKLIKSKPENLNFGDYDNGTIHLNFSGGKDSVALSLIMLYGYKIPRHKLQLVHMRIDGKKSNKSFFDYPETDQYLEYAANKLGLPLTIISGELGLKERIKERGKFPSSTTQFCTSYGKRDVYSKWVRGQGPGNYLCVTGERAEESWRRRNRPIFEVYKPATAPTKNRFVYSFRPIHHLFEEEVWELMRLADIEPHPCYTEYKVSRCSCKFCIFLSPEEMKRNAEAFPEQFNELIEMEKSLNHTMKFEKGEQISLSDFIKKERRKKPDQMKLDLFTPPCAL; encoded by the coding sequence ATGAAAACAAAATTAGAGCTTTTTGTAGAAAAATTAATCAAATCAAAGCCAGAGAATCTTAATTTTGGAGACTATGATAACGGAACTATTCACTTAAATTTTTCAGGTGGAAAAGATAGTGTAGCATTGTCACTTATTATGTTGTATGGATACAAAATACCAAGACATAAATTACAACTCGTACACATGAGAATTGATGGCAAGAAATCAAATAAATCTTTTTTTGATTACCCAGAAACCGACCAATACTTGGAGTATGCAGCTAATAAGTTAGGACTTCCCTTAACGATTATTAGTGGAGAGTTAGGACTTAAAGAACGAATTAAAGAAAGAGGAAAGTTTCCTTCATCAACTACTCAGTTTTGTACTTCGTATGGTAAGAGGGACGTTTATAGCAAATGGGTGAGAGGTCAAGGTCCTGGTAATTATCTTTGTGTTACTGGTGAGCGAGCGGAAGAGAGTTGGAGACGTAGAAATCGTCCAATCTTTGAAGTTTATAAACCCGCTACAGCTCCTACAAAGAATCGCTTTGTTTATTCATTTCGACCAATTCATCATCTTTTTGAAGAGGAAGTTTGGGAACTTATGAGACTTGCAGATATAGAACCGCATCCATGTTATACCGAGTATAAGGTATCACGTTGTTCTTGTAAGTTTTGTATCTTTTTGTCTCCAGAAGAAATGAAACGAAACGCGGAAGCATTTCCAGAGCAGTTCAATGAGCTAATAGAAATGGAAAAGAGTCTTAATCATACTATGAAATTTGAAAAGGGGGAACAAATTTCCCTTTCAGACTTCATAAAGAAAGAGAGACGGAAGAAACCAGATCAGATGAAACTGGATTTGTTTACTCCTCCATGTGCTCTATAA
- a CDS encoding RDD family protein — translation MGMEIDSPIKLAGFWVRFVAFLLDALLVMAAIVILGLFFGGRGEILYILIILLYYMLLPATPLQGTVGKYFIGLRIVDNDGNRLTFPRSIARYFSYFFSNFFFVGYIMVGARVDKRGLHDLICKTKVISVTKTANVLVTTADK, via the coding sequence ATGGGAATGGAAATTGATAGTCCAATCAAATTAGCAGGATTTTGGGTAAGGTTTGTGGCCTTTTTGTTAGATGCGTTATTGGTAATGGCTGCTATTGTTATTCTTGGTTTATTTTTTGGTGGAAGAGGAGAAATCTTATATATACTAATCATTTTGCTTTACTATATGTTGCTACCAGCCACACCTTTACAAGGTACGGTCGGAAAATACTTCATAGGTCTTAGGATTGTAGATAATGATGGGAATAGATTAACCTTTCCTCGTTCAATAGCTAGGTATTTTTCTTATTTCTTTTCAAATTTCTTCTTTGTAGGATATATCATGGTTGGTGCAAGGGTAGATAAAAGAGGGCTACATGATTTAATATGTAAAACTAAAGTTATAAGTGTAACAAAAACAGCAAACGTATTAGTTACTACCGCAGATAAATAA
- a CDS encoding DNA cytosine methyltransferase, producing MQINLFREIIVDSFAGGGGASTGIELATGLSVDIAINHDPAAIAMHKANHPDTEHYNESVWDVDPVEVVRGRKVGLCWFSPDCKHFSKAKGGKPVSKNIRGLAWVVLRWASKVKPRVIMLENVEEFQTWGPLTKEGKPDPTKKGATFRSFVNALKRQGYTVDWKELRACDYGAPTIRKRLFLIARCDGNPITWPLPTHGPQEEINVQLGLLKPYRSASEIIDWSIPTKSIFKRKKPLQKNTLIRIGRGIKKFVIDAKQPFVLENKAYFLQHYYTHQGKETRASGIDEPLATIPTANRFGLVSATLEEISEGYKKIPSFSEINKKNQVFAFLTKYYGSDIGQSLHDPLHTITTKDRFGLVVVHGKPFSITDISMRMLQPHELFAAQGFPSNYIIDRDFEGNLYPKTEQVARCGNAVPPPFAEALVRANLPEMCVDKTRYRPSVVNF from the coding sequence ATGCAAATAAATCTTTTTCGAGAAATCATTGTAGACTCTTTTGCAGGTGGTGGTGGCGCATCGACTGGAATTGAACTTGCTACAGGCTTATCGGTTGATATTGCAATTAATCATGACCCAGCTGCCATCGCCATGCATAAGGCAAATCATCCTGATACGGAACATTATAATGAATCTGTCTGGGATGTTGACCCTGTTGAAGTGGTACGAGGGCGTAAGGTGGGTTTGTGTTGGTTCAGTCCCGATTGTAAGCACTTCTCTAAAGCAAAAGGAGGAAAACCAGTTTCAAAGAATATAAGAGGTTTAGCTTGGGTTGTGCTTCGTTGGGCTTCAAAAGTTAAGCCGCGAGTAATCATGTTAGAAAATGTTGAGGAATTTCAAACCTGGGGACCACTTACAAAAGAGGGAAAACCGGACCCAACCAAAAAAGGAGCGACTTTCCGTTCATTTGTAAATGCTCTTAAACGTCAAGGGTATACAGTAGATTGGAAAGAACTACGTGCGTGTGATTATGGTGCTCCTACGATTCGAAAACGTTTATTTCTTATTGCAAGATGTGACGGAAATCCTATTACTTGGCCACTTCCAACACATGGTCCACAGGAGGAAATAAATGTTCAACTTGGTTTACTAAAACCATATCGTTCAGCGTCAGAAATCATTGATTGGAGTATACCAACCAAGAGTATCTTCAAAAGGAAAAAACCCTTACAAAAAAATACCCTAATCCGAATTGGAAGAGGAATTAAGAAATTTGTTATTGATGCTAAACAACCGTTTGTTTTAGAGAATAAGGCATATTTTCTGCAACATTATTATACTCACCAAGGTAAAGAGACAAGAGCAAGCGGGATTGACGAACCATTAGCTACTATACCAACGGCAAACCGTTTCGGATTAGTATCTGCTACTCTTGAGGAAATAAGTGAGGGATATAAAAAAATTCCATCCTTCTCAGAAATCAATAAGAAGAACCAGGTTTTCGCATTTCTAACGAAGTATTACGGTTCAGATATTGGACAAAGTTTACATGACCCGCTTCATACCATTACAACAAAAGACCGTTTTGGTTTGGTAGTCGTTCATGGTAAACCCTTTAGTATAACTGATATTAGTATGAGGATGTTGCAACCACATGAATTGTTTGCTGCACAAGGTTTCCCATCAAACTATATAATTGATAGAGATTTTGAAGGGAATCTTTATCCAAAAACAGAACAAGTCGCTCGATGTGGAAACGCTGTTCCTCCACCATTTGCTGAAGCACTGGTTCGAGCAAATCTACCAGAAATGTGTGTAGATAAGACTAGATATAGACCTTCTGTAGTAAATTTTTAG
- the trpB gene encoding tryptophan synthase subunit beta: MSKEGFYGSYGGVFVPEILFPVIEELNKNFKEIKEDISFWKEYSNLLKNYSGRPTPLTFAEGLTKYFNGPKIYIKREDLNHSGAHKLNNVIGQCLLAKRLNKKRIIAETGAGQHGVATALVAAKLGLQATIYMGSTDIERQYPNVFWMKQLGAEVIPVKEGSCTLKDAINEALRDWVSNFESTHYLLGTACGPHPFPEIVLNFQAIIGKEVKEQILEQENRLPSKIYACVGGGSNALGIFNEFLPLKEVELIGVEAGGKGPKEHAARLAFNSGKIGIAQGYKTVFLQDEDGQMLNTHSISAGLDYVGVSPILANLKDSNRVRFEASSDEEVISAFKLITKKEGIIPALESTHAFAKAFNEIENSSKTEDLIVINLSGRGDKDIFNIAEAMNDESWKIFLKRRSEDYGS, from the coding sequence ATGTCAAAAGAAGGTTTTTATGGCAGTTATGGGGGCGTATTTGTTCCTGAGATTCTATTTCCAGTTATAGAAGAACTAAACAAAAATTTTAAGGAAATTAAAGAAGATATATCATTTTGGAAAGAATACAGTAATTTACTAAAAAATTACTCGGGGCGCCCCACCCCTTTGACTTTTGCTGAAGGATTAACTAAATATTTTAATGGTCCAAAGATATATATAAAGCGAGAAGACTTGAATCACTCAGGTGCCCATAAATTAAATAATGTAATTGGTCAATGTTTATTAGCTAAGAGATTAAACAAAAAAAGAATAATAGCAGAAACTGGTGCAGGTCAACATGGCGTTGCAACAGCGTTGGTTGCTGCTAAACTTGGACTACAAGCTACTATATATATGGGTAGTACTGATATTGAGAGACAATATCCTAATGTTTTTTGGATGAAACAATTAGGTGCTGAAGTAATACCTGTGAAGGAAGGTTCCTGTACATTAAAAGATGCAATAAATGAAGCATTAAGAGATTGGGTATCCAATTTTGAATCTACTCATTATCTCTTAGGCACTGCTTGTGGTCCACATCCATTTCCAGAAATAGTGTTAAACTTTCAGGCAATAATAGGTAAGGAAGTTAAAGAACAAATCTTAGAACAAGAAAACCGTTTACCATCAAAAATATACGCTTGTGTAGGAGGAGGTTCAAACGCACTCGGCATATTTAATGAATTTTTACCTCTTAAGGAAGTAGAATTAATAGGGGTCGAAGCCGGCGGAAAAGGTCCAAAGGAACATGCAGCTAGATTGGCTTTTAATTCAGGGAAAATTGGTATTGCACAAGGTTATAAAACCGTATTTTTACAAGATGAAGATGGGCAAATGCTTAACACTCATAGTATATCTGCTGGCTTAGATTATGTGGGCGTATCACCAATTTTAGCAAATTTAAAAGACTCAAATAGAGTACGTTTTGAAGCTTCATCTGACGAAGAGGTTATTAGTGCATTTAAGCTTATAACAAAAAAAGAGGGCATAATTCCTGCTTTAGAATCTACTCATGCATTTGCAAAAGCTTTTAATGAAATAGAAAATAGCAGTAAAACCGAAGACCTTATTGTTATTAATTTATCTGGCAGAGGCGATAAAGATATTTTTAATATAGCTGAGGCAATGAATGATGAGTCATGGAAAATATTTTTGAAAAGGAGATCAGAAGATTATGGATCTTAA
- a CDS encoding RNA ligase family protein: MFVKPMLLEKAQKPFNDDSYITELKMDGIRLLLSKFNDKIKLYTRHNNEVTHKFKELHHLDIPNGTILDGEIIVPGDHGKPDFESMMSRFMSSTTNHTIQFVIFDIIYYNGSKVKLPLLERKQLLESIITESQYIVLSKWILGNAVEYFDFVESNGLEGIVQKKANSRYEINRRSSSWLKVINYNYANGIFITGIRKNEFGVKLILDNGEYKGIMEFMPKEERKKLFLMAQNHIINETDSFIYLEPIIKVNIKYRNMTSSNKYRIPSFNGWSE, encoded by the coding sequence ATGTTTGTTAAGCCTATGTTATTAGAAAAAGCTCAAAAACCATTTAATGATGATTCATATATAACAGAATTGAAAATGGATGGAATTCGATTGCTACTTTCAAAATTTAACGACAAAATAAAATTATATACACGTCACAATAACGAAGTAACCCATAAATTTAAAGAACTCCATCATTTAGATATCCCAAATGGTACTATTTTAGATGGAGAAATCATAGTACCAGGTGACCATGGCAAGCCAGATTTTGAATCCATGATGTCTCGATTTATGTCCTCGACCACAAATCACACCATACAATTTGTGATATTTGATATTATCTACTACAACGGTTCCAAAGTAAAACTTCCACTTTTAGAAAGAAAACAGTTACTAGAATCAATTATCACAGAATCCCAATATATCGTTTTGTCTAAATGGATACTTGGTAATGCAGTTGAGTACTTTGACTTTGTTGAATCAAATGGATTAGAAGGAATTGTCCAAAAAAAAGCTAATTCAAGATATGAAATAAATCGTCGTTCTTCAAGCTGGTTAAAGGTAATTAACTATAATTATGCCAATGGTATTTTTATAACAGGGATACGTAAAAATGAATTTGGAGTAAAACTTATATTAGATAACGGGGAGTATAAAGGGATTATGGAGTTTATGCCAAAAGAGGAACGTAAGAAACTCTTTCTCATGGCACAAAATCATATAATAAATGAAACAGACTCTTTTATCTATTTAGAACCCATTATAAAAGTAAATATAAAGTATCGAAATATGACAAGCTCAAATAAATATAGAATACCTTCCTTTAATGGATGGAGTGAATAA
- a CDS encoding ATP-binding protein: protein MLIHLINDLHEQTSIIITSNKGPKEWVQLLGVLDITTAILERLLKKVEFICMDGQSYRVKHHKSIFD from the coding sequence ATGCTAATACACTTAATTAACGATTTGCATGAGCAGACATCTATCATTATTACATCAAATAAAGGTCCAAAAGAATGGGTACAGTTACTTGGTGTTCTAGATATCACAACAGCAATACTAGAGCGACTATTAAAAAAAGTTGAATTTATTTGCATGGATGGACAAAGTTACCGAGTGAAGCATCACAAGTCAATATTTGATTAA